ACCCATCAACCATATGCCTACCCGCGTATTTATAATTAAAATCGGTTACAAGATTGAGTTCCGCGTCGTACACCTCAATAAAATGTCCTTTGGGTCTTAACGGCATACCGCCGTAATAGGTTCGCACTAGAACAGTCTGCTCTTGCGTAGAACGGTCTATAGATAGTACGGTAGAATATTTATACCTATCGGAATAATTTTCACCAAGCTTATATTCCACAGGAATTTTCTGTGCAGTTGATAACGTTAGGGTTGCTAAGAACAGCAGAGCCGTAAGGCCTTTTCGGGTTCGCATAAGTAGGTTTTAAGCGGACATGCTACTTGCCAGGAAAACTGGCCTTCCGCTTTTCTAAAAATGCAGAAGTACCTTCCTTAAAGTCTTCGGTACCAAAACAGGCACCAAAAGCTTTTATTTCTTCGTCATATCCATTACTGTTCTTAAAACCCGCATTTACGGCTTTTATTGCGTAACTAATTGCAACTGGGGAGTTATTCGATATCTTGCTTGCCATCTTCTTACAAAACTCAATCAGCTCTTCCTGCGACACTACGTGGTTAACCAACCCATAATCTAAAGCACGTTCTACATCTACCATGCCTGCCGTCATAATAAGTTCAAGCGCTCTTCCTTTACCAATAAGTTGTGGTAAACGCTGCGTACCACCGTAACCTGGAATAACACCAAGCGACACTTCAGGGAGCCCCATTCTGGCGTTATGGCTAGCCACTCTAAAATGACATGCCATGGCAAGTTCTAGCCCACCACCCAACGCAAAGCCATTAACGGCGGCAATAATCGGTTTAGAGAGGTTCTCTACAAAGTCAAAAAGAATGGCATGGCCTTTAGCTGATAATTTACCGCCCTTCTTTTCAGAATAATCAGCAAACTCAGAAATATCAGCTCC
This genomic interval from Zobellia roscoffensis contains the following:
- a CDS encoding enoyl-CoA hydratase/isomerase family protein, yielding MKFNNILIDDSTSTAIVTINRPSKLNALNSETIQELHEAFKALEEKKSVQVIILTGSGEKAFVAGADISEFADYSEKKGGKLSAKGHAILFDFVENLSKPIIAAVNGFALGGGLELAMACHFRVASHNARMGLPEVSLGVIPGYGGTQRLPQLIGKGRALELIMTAGMVDVERALDYGLVNHVVSQEELIEFCKKMASKISNNSPVAISYAIKAVNAGFKNSNGYDEEIKAFGACFGTEDFKEGTSAFLEKRKASFPGK